One genomic segment of Gopherus flavomarginatus isolate rGopFla2 chromosome 11, rGopFla2.mat.asm, whole genome shotgun sequence includes these proteins:
- the LOC127031822 gene encoding interferon alpha-2-like: MRHFQQNKVNKESLELLKKMSRISPSQCIRERTAFKPTQEVCQLPLFQKDNAKMAMQEILQEIFNIFSKNLPQSTWDGISIVRFQNRLYQQIQQLEACLKAKMEKDLTNPESEDLQHTGWRVKQYFQRIDAFLKEKQYSLCAWEIIRVEIPRCFVLTDKLNRSLSN; the protein is encoded by the coding sequence ATGCGTCACTTCCAGCAGAACAAAGTGAACAAAGAGAGCTTGGAGCTTCTGAAGAAAATGAGCAGAATTTCCCCCTCACAATGCATACGTGAAAGGACAGCTTTCAAACCCACCCAGGAAGTTTGCCAACTCCCACTGTTCCAGAAGGATAATGCCAAGATGGCAATGCAAGAGATCCTCCAAGAGATCTTCAACATCTTTAGCAAAAACCTCCCCCAAAGTACCTGGGATGGGATTTCTATAGTCAGGTTCCAAAATAGACTTTACCAGCAAATTCAGCAGCTGGAGGCGTGTTTGAAAGCAAAAATGGAAAAGGACTTAACCAACCCAGAAAGTGAGGACCTCCAGCACACCGGTTGGAGAGTGAAACAATACTTTCAGAGGatagatgctttcctgaaagaaaagcaatacaGCCTGTGTGCCTGGGAGATCATTCGCGTGGAAATACCCAGATGTTTTGTACTGACTGACAAACTCAACAGAAGCCTTAGTAACTAA